One genomic region from Siniperca chuatsi isolate FFG_IHB_CAS linkage group LG18, ASM2008510v1, whole genome shotgun sequence encodes:
- the LOC122865658 gene encoding calcium/calmodulin-dependent protein kinase kinase 2 isoform X1 — MFPCHVTPWPSAEPPASCGSHAPPAQPSQPLPDLLCSCPAPPLNTLSETPSPDPMESLIVVTEYEPSRPPGEAGEEEEVEEMDSSETPEPASSVATPFRTPSCDLLSHTVGRPKALLPESQEQRGRLSLSDRKLSLQERSQSAASPCSSPGLNGRYIYPSLPYSPITSPHSSPRLPRRPTVESHSVSITDLQDCVQLNQYKLKDEIGKGSYGVVKLAYNEDDNTYYAMKVLSKRRLMRQAGFPRRPPPRGAKVAPEGLPQPKGPLERVYQEIAILKKLDHPNVVKLVEVLDDPSEDHLYMVFELVKQGAVMEVPTDKPFSEDQSRFYFQDLLRGIEYLHYQRIIHRDIKPSNLLVGEDGHIKIADFGVSNQFEGADALLTSTVGTPAFLAPETLSETRKNFSGKALDVWAMGVTLYCFVFGVCPFMDERILSLHQKIKTQPVELPEHSADISDDLKDLLLKMLDKNPETRISIPQIKVHSWVTRHGAEPLPPEDDNCCMLIEVTEEEVENSVKHIPSLATVIMVRTMLRKRSFGNPFDWGRKEDRSSLCAPGQMLTKGRGGSVRYCYIHCNQRRKQESGDGMRNMDLPYVGEDEALS, encoded by the exons ATGTTTCCTTGTCATGTAACCCCCTGGCCCTCTGCTGagccgccggcctcctgtggCAGTCATGCACCCCCAGCACAGCCCTCACAACCCCTGCCTGATCTGCTGTGCAGCTGTCCCGCTCCACCTTTGAACACCCTCTCTGAGACACCCTCCCCAGACCCCATGGAATCCCTCATCGTGGTCACGGAGTACGAACCCAGCAGACCACCTGGAGAGGctggggaagaggaggag GTAGAAGAAATGGACAGTTCTGAGACGCCCGAGCCAGCTTCCTCTGTGGCGACACCTTTCCGGACTCCTTCCTGCGACCTGCTGTCCCACACAGTTGGCCGGCCAAAGGCTCTGCTACCTGAAAGCCAAGAGCAAAGGGGAAGGTTAAGCTTGTCAGACAGGAAACTATCTCTGCAGGAGCGCTCTCAATCGGCAGCATCACCCTGCAGCTCTCCGGGACTCAACGGGCGCTATATTTACCCGTCATTACCCTACTCGCCTATCACATCACCCCACTCCTCGCCACGCTTGCCCCGCCGGCCCACTGTGGAGTCCCACAGTGTTTCCATCACAGACCTCCAG GATTGTGTTCAACTCAACCAGTACAAGCTGAAAGATGAGATTGGAAAG GGCTCATATGGTGTTGTCAAGCTGGCTTACAATGAGGATGACAATACATACTAT GCGATGAAGGTGTTGTCCAAGAGGAGGCTGATGAGGCAGGCAGGTTTCCCAC GGAGACCTCCCCCTCGTGGAGCCAAAGTGGCCCCTGAAGGCCTCCCTCAGCCCAAAGGACCCCTGGAGCGGGTCTATCAAGAGATTGCCATCCTGAAAAAGCTGGACCATCCCAATGTGGTGAAACTAGTAGAG GTTTTGGATGACCCCAGCGAGGACCATCTGTACATGG tGTTTGAGCTGGTCAAGCAAGG GGCTGTGATGGAGGTACCTACAGATAAACCTTTCAGTGAGGACCAGTCACGCTTTTACTTCCAAGATTTGCTCAGGGGAATCGAGTATT TACATTACCAGAGGATCATCCACAGAGACATCAAACCTTCTAACCTGTTGGTGGGAGAAGATGGACACATTAAGATAGCAGACTTTGGAGTCAGTAACCAGTTTGAGGGGGCTGATGCCCTCCTGACCAGCACAGTGGGAACACCTGCCTTCCTTGCCCCTGAAACGCTTTCTGAGACCAGAAAGAACTTCTCTGGAAAG GCTTTGGATGTTTGGGCCATGGGAGTGACACTTTATTGCTTCGTCTTTGGAGTG TGTCCATTTATGGATGAGCGCATCCTCAGTCTTCAtcagaaaatcaaaacacaacCGGTGGAGTTACCTGAACA CAGTGCTGACATCTCCGATGATCTCAAAGATTTGTTGCTGAAAATGCTGGACAAGAATCCAGAGACCAGAATATCAATCCCACAGATTAAG gtgCACTCATGGGTGACGAGGCATGGTGCGGAGCCGCTTCCGCCGGAGGATGACAACTGTTGTATGCTGATTGAGGTGACTGAGGAGGAGGTAGAGAATTCTGTTAAACACATCcccagcctggctacagtg ATCATGGTGAGAACTATGCTGAGGAAGCGCTCCTTTGGGAACCCCTTTGATTGGGGCCGTAAAGAGGACCGCAGCAGTTTGTGCGCTCCAGGGCAAATGCTCAC GAAAGGCAGAGGAGGCAGTGTGAGATACTGCTACATTCATTGTAACCAAAGAAG GAAACAGGAGAGCGGTGATGGCATGAGGAATATGGACCTGCCCTACGTGGGAGAGGATGAGGCTCTTTCCTGA
- the LOC122865658 gene encoding calcium/calmodulin-dependent protein kinase kinase 2 isoform X2, translating to MFPCHVTPWPSAEPPASCGSHAPPAQPSQPLPDLLCSCPAPPLNTLSETPSPDPMESLIVVTEYEPSRPPGEAGEEEEVEEMDSSETPEPASSVATPFRTPSCDLLSHTVGRPKALLPESQEQRGRLSLSDRKLSLQERSQSAASPCSSPGLNGRYIYPSLPYSPITSPHSSPRLPRRPTVESHSVSITDLQDCVQLNQYKLKDEIGKGSYGVVKLAYNEDDNTYYAMKVLSKRRLMRQAGFPRRPPPRGAKVAPEGLPQPKGPLERVYQEIAILKKLDHPNVVKLVEVLDDPSEDHLYMVFELVKQGAVMEVPTDKPFSEDQSRFYFQDLLRGIEYLHYQRIIHRDIKPSNLLVGEDGHIKIADFGVSNQFEGADALLTSTVGTPAFLAPETLSETRKNFSGKALDVWAMGVTLYCFVFGVCPFMDERILSLHQKIKTQPVELPEHADISDDLKDLLLKMLDKNPETRISIPQIKVHSWVTRHGAEPLPPEDDNCCMLIEVTEEEVENSVKHIPSLATVIMVRTMLRKRSFGNPFDWGRKEDRSSLCAPGQMLTKGRGGSVRYCYIHCNQRRKQESGDGMRNMDLPYVGEDEALS from the exons ATGTTTCCTTGTCATGTAACCCCCTGGCCCTCTGCTGagccgccggcctcctgtggCAGTCATGCACCCCCAGCACAGCCCTCACAACCCCTGCCTGATCTGCTGTGCAGCTGTCCCGCTCCACCTTTGAACACCCTCTCTGAGACACCCTCCCCAGACCCCATGGAATCCCTCATCGTGGTCACGGAGTACGAACCCAGCAGACCACCTGGAGAGGctggggaagaggaggag GTAGAAGAAATGGACAGTTCTGAGACGCCCGAGCCAGCTTCCTCTGTGGCGACACCTTTCCGGACTCCTTCCTGCGACCTGCTGTCCCACACAGTTGGCCGGCCAAAGGCTCTGCTACCTGAAAGCCAAGAGCAAAGGGGAAGGTTAAGCTTGTCAGACAGGAAACTATCTCTGCAGGAGCGCTCTCAATCGGCAGCATCACCCTGCAGCTCTCCGGGACTCAACGGGCGCTATATTTACCCGTCATTACCCTACTCGCCTATCACATCACCCCACTCCTCGCCACGCTTGCCCCGCCGGCCCACTGTGGAGTCCCACAGTGTTTCCATCACAGACCTCCAG GATTGTGTTCAACTCAACCAGTACAAGCTGAAAGATGAGATTGGAAAG GGCTCATATGGTGTTGTCAAGCTGGCTTACAATGAGGATGACAATACATACTAT GCGATGAAGGTGTTGTCCAAGAGGAGGCTGATGAGGCAGGCAGGTTTCCCAC GGAGACCTCCCCCTCGTGGAGCCAAAGTGGCCCCTGAAGGCCTCCCTCAGCCCAAAGGACCCCTGGAGCGGGTCTATCAAGAGATTGCCATCCTGAAAAAGCTGGACCATCCCAATGTGGTGAAACTAGTAGAG GTTTTGGATGACCCCAGCGAGGACCATCTGTACATGG tGTTTGAGCTGGTCAAGCAAGG GGCTGTGATGGAGGTACCTACAGATAAACCTTTCAGTGAGGACCAGTCACGCTTTTACTTCCAAGATTTGCTCAGGGGAATCGAGTATT TACATTACCAGAGGATCATCCACAGAGACATCAAACCTTCTAACCTGTTGGTGGGAGAAGATGGACACATTAAGATAGCAGACTTTGGAGTCAGTAACCAGTTTGAGGGGGCTGATGCCCTCCTGACCAGCACAGTGGGAACACCTGCCTTCCTTGCCCCTGAAACGCTTTCTGAGACCAGAAAGAACTTCTCTGGAAAG GCTTTGGATGTTTGGGCCATGGGAGTGACACTTTATTGCTTCGTCTTTGGAGTG TGTCCATTTATGGATGAGCGCATCCTCAGTCTTCAtcagaaaatcaaaacacaacCGGTGGAGTTACCTGAACA TGCTGACATCTCCGATGATCTCAAAGATTTGTTGCTGAAAATGCTGGACAAGAATCCAGAGACCAGAATATCAATCCCACAGATTAAG gtgCACTCATGGGTGACGAGGCATGGTGCGGAGCCGCTTCCGCCGGAGGATGACAACTGTTGTATGCTGATTGAGGTGACTGAGGAGGAGGTAGAGAATTCTGTTAAACACATCcccagcctggctacagtg ATCATGGTGAGAACTATGCTGAGGAAGCGCTCCTTTGGGAACCCCTTTGATTGGGGCCGTAAAGAGGACCGCAGCAGTTTGTGCGCTCCAGGGCAAATGCTCAC GAAAGGCAGAGGAGGCAGTGTGAGATACTGCTACATTCATTGTAACCAAAGAAG GAAACAGGAGAGCGGTGATGGCATGAGGAATATGGACCTGCCCTACGTGGGAGAGGATGAGGCTCTTTCCTGA
- the LOC122865658 gene encoding calcium/calmodulin-dependent protein kinase kinase 2 isoform X3, which yields MFPCHVTPWPSAEPPASCGSHAPPAQPSQPLPDLLCSCPAPPLNTLSETPSPDPMESLIVVTEYEPSRPPGEAGEEEEVEEMDSSETPEPASSVATPFRTPSCDLLSHTVGRPKALLPESQEQRGRLSLSDRKLSLQERSQSAASPCSSPGLNGRYIYPSLPYSPITSPHSSPRLPRRPTVESHSVSITDLQDCVQLNQYKLKDEIGKGSYGVVKLAYNEDDNTYYAMKVLSKRRLMRQAGFPRRPPPRGAKVAPEGLPQPKGPLERVYQEIAILKKLDHPNVVKLVEVLDDPSEDHLYMVFELVKQGAVMEVPTDKPFSEDQSRFYFQDLLRGIEYLHYQRIIHRDIKPSNLLVGEDGHIKIADFGVSNQFEGADALLTSTVGTPAFLAPETLSETRKNFSGKALDVWAMGVTLYCFVFGVCPFMDERILSLHQKIKTQPVELPEHSADISDDLKDLLLKMLDKNPETRISIPQIKVHSWVTRHGAEPLPPEDDNCCMLIEVTEEEVENSVKHIPSLATVIMVRTMLRKRSFGNPFDWGRKEDRSSLCAPGQMLTKQESGDGMRNMDLPYVGEDEALS from the exons ATGTTTCCTTGTCATGTAACCCCCTGGCCCTCTGCTGagccgccggcctcctgtggCAGTCATGCACCCCCAGCACAGCCCTCACAACCCCTGCCTGATCTGCTGTGCAGCTGTCCCGCTCCACCTTTGAACACCCTCTCTGAGACACCCTCCCCAGACCCCATGGAATCCCTCATCGTGGTCACGGAGTACGAACCCAGCAGACCACCTGGAGAGGctggggaagaggaggag GTAGAAGAAATGGACAGTTCTGAGACGCCCGAGCCAGCTTCCTCTGTGGCGACACCTTTCCGGACTCCTTCCTGCGACCTGCTGTCCCACACAGTTGGCCGGCCAAAGGCTCTGCTACCTGAAAGCCAAGAGCAAAGGGGAAGGTTAAGCTTGTCAGACAGGAAACTATCTCTGCAGGAGCGCTCTCAATCGGCAGCATCACCCTGCAGCTCTCCGGGACTCAACGGGCGCTATATTTACCCGTCATTACCCTACTCGCCTATCACATCACCCCACTCCTCGCCACGCTTGCCCCGCCGGCCCACTGTGGAGTCCCACAGTGTTTCCATCACAGACCTCCAG GATTGTGTTCAACTCAACCAGTACAAGCTGAAAGATGAGATTGGAAAG GGCTCATATGGTGTTGTCAAGCTGGCTTACAATGAGGATGACAATACATACTAT GCGATGAAGGTGTTGTCCAAGAGGAGGCTGATGAGGCAGGCAGGTTTCCCAC GGAGACCTCCCCCTCGTGGAGCCAAAGTGGCCCCTGAAGGCCTCCCTCAGCCCAAAGGACCCCTGGAGCGGGTCTATCAAGAGATTGCCATCCTGAAAAAGCTGGACCATCCCAATGTGGTGAAACTAGTAGAG GTTTTGGATGACCCCAGCGAGGACCATCTGTACATGG tGTTTGAGCTGGTCAAGCAAGG GGCTGTGATGGAGGTACCTACAGATAAACCTTTCAGTGAGGACCAGTCACGCTTTTACTTCCAAGATTTGCTCAGGGGAATCGAGTATT TACATTACCAGAGGATCATCCACAGAGACATCAAACCTTCTAACCTGTTGGTGGGAGAAGATGGACACATTAAGATAGCAGACTTTGGAGTCAGTAACCAGTTTGAGGGGGCTGATGCCCTCCTGACCAGCACAGTGGGAACACCTGCCTTCCTTGCCCCTGAAACGCTTTCTGAGACCAGAAAGAACTTCTCTGGAAAG GCTTTGGATGTTTGGGCCATGGGAGTGACACTTTATTGCTTCGTCTTTGGAGTG TGTCCATTTATGGATGAGCGCATCCTCAGTCTTCAtcagaaaatcaaaacacaacCGGTGGAGTTACCTGAACA CAGTGCTGACATCTCCGATGATCTCAAAGATTTGTTGCTGAAAATGCTGGACAAGAATCCAGAGACCAGAATATCAATCCCACAGATTAAG gtgCACTCATGGGTGACGAGGCATGGTGCGGAGCCGCTTCCGCCGGAGGATGACAACTGTTGTATGCTGATTGAGGTGACTGAGGAGGAGGTAGAGAATTCTGTTAAACACATCcccagcctggctacagtg ATCATGGTGAGAACTATGCTGAGGAAGCGCTCCTTTGGGAACCCCTTTGATTGGGGCCGTAAAGAGGACCGCAGCAGTTTGTGCGCTCCAGGGCAAATGCTCAC GAAACAGGAGAGCGGTGATGGCATGAGGAATATGGACCTGCCCTACGTGGGAGAGGATGAGGCTCTTTCCTGA
- the LOC122865658 gene encoding calcium/calmodulin-dependent protein kinase kinase 2 isoform X4, giving the protein MFPCHVTPWPSAEPPASCGSHAPPAQPSQPLPDLLCSCPAPPLNTLSETPSPDPMESLIVVTEYEPSRPPGEAGEEEEVEEMDSSETPEPASSVATPFRTPSCDLLSHTVGRPKALLPESQEQRGRLSLSDRKLSLQERSQSAASPCSSPGLNGRYIYPSLPYSPITSPHSSPRLPRRPTVESHSVSITDLQDCVQLNQYKLKDEIGKGSYGVVKLAYNEDDNTYYAMKVLSKRRLMRQAGFPRRPPPRGAKVAPEGLPQPKGPLERVYQEIAILKKLDHPNVVKLVEVLDDPSEDHLYMVFELVKQGAVMEVPTDKPFSEDQSRFYFQDLLRGIEYLHYQRIIHRDIKPSNLLVGEDGHIKIADFGVSNQFEGADALLTSTVGTPAFLAPETLSETRKNFSGKALDVWAMGVTLYCFVFGVCPFMDERILSLHQKIKTQPVELPEHADISDDLKDLLLKMLDKNPETRISIPQIKVHSWVTRHGAEPLPPEDDNCCMLIEVTEEEVENSVKHIPSLATVIMVRTMLRKRSFGNPFDWGRKEDRSSLCAPGQMLTKQESGDGMRNMDLPYVGEDEALS; this is encoded by the exons ATGTTTCCTTGTCATGTAACCCCCTGGCCCTCTGCTGagccgccggcctcctgtggCAGTCATGCACCCCCAGCACAGCCCTCACAACCCCTGCCTGATCTGCTGTGCAGCTGTCCCGCTCCACCTTTGAACACCCTCTCTGAGACACCCTCCCCAGACCCCATGGAATCCCTCATCGTGGTCACGGAGTACGAACCCAGCAGACCACCTGGAGAGGctggggaagaggaggag GTAGAAGAAATGGACAGTTCTGAGACGCCCGAGCCAGCTTCCTCTGTGGCGACACCTTTCCGGACTCCTTCCTGCGACCTGCTGTCCCACACAGTTGGCCGGCCAAAGGCTCTGCTACCTGAAAGCCAAGAGCAAAGGGGAAGGTTAAGCTTGTCAGACAGGAAACTATCTCTGCAGGAGCGCTCTCAATCGGCAGCATCACCCTGCAGCTCTCCGGGACTCAACGGGCGCTATATTTACCCGTCATTACCCTACTCGCCTATCACATCACCCCACTCCTCGCCACGCTTGCCCCGCCGGCCCACTGTGGAGTCCCACAGTGTTTCCATCACAGACCTCCAG GATTGTGTTCAACTCAACCAGTACAAGCTGAAAGATGAGATTGGAAAG GGCTCATATGGTGTTGTCAAGCTGGCTTACAATGAGGATGACAATACATACTAT GCGATGAAGGTGTTGTCCAAGAGGAGGCTGATGAGGCAGGCAGGTTTCCCAC GGAGACCTCCCCCTCGTGGAGCCAAAGTGGCCCCTGAAGGCCTCCCTCAGCCCAAAGGACCCCTGGAGCGGGTCTATCAAGAGATTGCCATCCTGAAAAAGCTGGACCATCCCAATGTGGTGAAACTAGTAGAG GTTTTGGATGACCCCAGCGAGGACCATCTGTACATGG tGTTTGAGCTGGTCAAGCAAGG GGCTGTGATGGAGGTACCTACAGATAAACCTTTCAGTGAGGACCAGTCACGCTTTTACTTCCAAGATTTGCTCAGGGGAATCGAGTATT TACATTACCAGAGGATCATCCACAGAGACATCAAACCTTCTAACCTGTTGGTGGGAGAAGATGGACACATTAAGATAGCAGACTTTGGAGTCAGTAACCAGTTTGAGGGGGCTGATGCCCTCCTGACCAGCACAGTGGGAACACCTGCCTTCCTTGCCCCTGAAACGCTTTCTGAGACCAGAAAGAACTTCTCTGGAAAG GCTTTGGATGTTTGGGCCATGGGAGTGACACTTTATTGCTTCGTCTTTGGAGTG TGTCCATTTATGGATGAGCGCATCCTCAGTCTTCAtcagaaaatcaaaacacaacCGGTGGAGTTACCTGAACA TGCTGACATCTCCGATGATCTCAAAGATTTGTTGCTGAAAATGCTGGACAAGAATCCAGAGACCAGAATATCAATCCCACAGATTAAG gtgCACTCATGGGTGACGAGGCATGGTGCGGAGCCGCTTCCGCCGGAGGATGACAACTGTTGTATGCTGATTGAGGTGACTGAGGAGGAGGTAGAGAATTCTGTTAAACACATCcccagcctggctacagtg ATCATGGTGAGAACTATGCTGAGGAAGCGCTCCTTTGGGAACCCCTTTGATTGGGGCCGTAAAGAGGACCGCAGCAGTTTGTGCGCTCCAGGGCAAATGCTCAC GAAACAGGAGAGCGGTGATGGCATGAGGAATATGGACCTGCCCTACGTGGGAGAGGATGAGGCTCTTTCCTGA